A single window of uncultured Pseudodesulfovibrio sp. DNA harbors:
- the creD gene encoding cell envelope integrity protein CreD: MKGYLGKFLVITVLSLLCLIPLSMVEGVIYERDQLHQKVGYKIASQYAGYQRLTAPVLVANYTVEEVSSRVVIDELTKEQKKEEFKTEKREHVFFVPKSTRVKGVLRPNELQRGIFSIPVYTSKIQINGTFSEIKLPQVGQVVDGRPVIAVSSLTLLMPLKEPRGISTPPLLQLNERTMVVRPSHENLLIKQWPTGFSASVDPRTVEGLASVSFSMTLDLHGSHDLSFIPLGGEYSVDLQSIWPHPRFDGEYLPATREVTRTGFKAHWSVTEFANSAGLGGKELLSWDRPAFGVELIDPVDIYTQSERAVKYGFLFILLTLEFFLLFEVLRGMRIHVAQYLFVGAALTIFYLLLISLAEHIGFGFAYLAASVACVSVLTVYVRSMVGKMKIAIGFGCAISVLYGALYCILLSEQYALVLGSGLLFTILAATMFLTRNVDWYALEGSVDYTKMFRKKKRDE, encoded by the coding sequence ATGAAAGGGTATCTGGGGAAATTTCTTGTGATTACGGTCCTGTCTCTGTTGTGCCTTATTCCACTGAGCATGGTGGAAGGGGTTATTTACGAACGGGATCAATTGCACCAAAAAGTCGGCTATAAAATCGCATCGCAGTACGCGGGATACCAGAGGTTGACTGCGCCCGTGCTGGTGGCAAACTATACGGTGGAGGAGGTTTCCTCCAGAGTTGTCATCGATGAATTGACCAAGGAGCAAAAGAAAGAAGAATTCAAGACCGAGAAGCGAGAGCATGTGTTTTTCGTGCCGAAAAGTACAAGAGTTAAAGGTGTGCTGCGCCCCAATGAGCTGCAACGCGGCATCTTTTCCATTCCGGTGTATACTTCCAAAATTCAGATTAATGGCACCTTTTCTGAAATTAAATTACCGCAAGTCGGTCAGGTGGTGGATGGAAGACCTGTAATAGCTGTTTCGTCCCTGACTCTTCTTATGCCTTTGAAGGAGCCTCGTGGCATTTCGACTCCGCCTTTATTGCAATTGAATGAGCGTACAATGGTCGTTCGTCCCAGTCATGAAAATTTGTTGATCAAACAGTGGCCCACGGGGTTTTCGGCTTCGGTTGACCCCAGAACGGTGGAAGGACTTGCTTCAGTTTCTTTTTCCATGACACTTGATCTTCATGGTTCTCATGATTTGAGTTTTATTCCTTTGGGTGGTGAATACTCGGTAGATCTCCAATCCATTTGGCCGCATCCTCGATTTGATGGAGAGTATTTACCTGCTACCCGTGAGGTGACACGGACCGGCTTCAAGGCACATTGGTCTGTTACGGAATTCGCCAACAGTGCCGGGTTGGGTGGCAAGGAATTGTTGAGTTGGGATCGTCCGGCATTTGGCGTGGAATTGATAGATCCAGTGGATATCTATACCCAGTCTGAGCGGGCTGTGAAATATGGATTCCTTTTTATCTTGCTAACGTTGGAGTTTTTTCTTCTCTTTGAAGTCTTGCGTGGAATGCGAATTCATGTGGCCCAATACCTTTTTGTGGGGGCCGCTTTGACTATTTTTTATCTGCTGCTGATCTCTTTGGCTGAACATATTGGATTTGGTTTTGCCTATCTTGCGGCCAGTGTGGCGTGTGTCTCTGTACTTACGGTGTATGTTCGCAGCATGGTGGGGAAAATGAAAATTGCTATTGGATTTGGATGTGCCATTTCAGTTTTGTATGGTGCGCTTTATTGCATTTTGCTTTCGGAACAGTATGCATTGGTGCTTGGTTCCGGCTTGTTGTTCACGATATTGGCTGCAACGATGTTCCTGACCCGTAATGTCGATTGGTATGCACTGGAAGGTTCAGTGGATTATACAAAGATGTTTCGCAAAAAGAAGAGGGATGAATAG
- a CDS encoding ErpA-related iron-sulfur cluster insertion protein (Members of this family, many of which are selenoproteins, show homology to the iron-sulfur cluster insertion ErpA that was described in Escherichia coli.): MFELTVPEEMLEKLRAMLEDEDEETCVRLREYKVGGGUHAKIVLGLGMDEPDEDDDVQIEVNGVPFTAEEDFLEKYGKTYSLQFNENKEVVLTPLNA, translated from the coding sequence ATGTTTGAACTGACCGTCCCGGAAGAAATGCTTGAAAAGCTCCGGGCCATGCTTGAAGACGAAGATGAAGAAACCTGCGTTCGACTGCGCGAATACAAAGTCGGCGGAGGCTGACACGCAAAAATAGTGCTCGGTCTGGGCATGGACGAACCGGATGAAGATGATGATGTACAAATTGAAGTAAACGGTGTCCCTTTCACTGCAGAAGAAGACTTTCTGGAAAAATACGGTAAAACGTATTCCCTACAATTCAATGAGAACAAAGAAGTTGTCCTGACTCCGCTGAACGCCTGA
- a CDS encoding C-GCAxxG-C-C family protein, protein MAPCSKDTHLTAQTGATAKELYGNGSMCCSEAVLTVINREFDGGLSQDIVIAISKGFCGGIGDAGCVCGALAGAVMAQSLILGKGPVPTEDEEVRKASKALHDRFLAQYGSICCRDLSKDRDPNSDSKGVCLDYVESATAICADLLLHPKALQEAKDVEDEVISYHTEPFTKDGLKPIRF, encoded by the coding sequence ATGGCACCCTGCTCCAAGGATACACACCTCACCGCACAAACTGGCGCAACGGCCAAAGAACTGTATGGCAATGGTTCGATGTGCTGCTCCGAGGCCGTTCTCACCGTCATCAACCGAGAATTTGACGGCGGTTTATCGCAAGACATTGTCATTGCGATATCCAAAGGATTCTGTGGTGGTATCGGCGATGCAGGATGTGTTTGCGGCGCACTGGCTGGCGCGGTCATGGCCCAGAGTCTCATTCTCGGTAAAGGCCCAGTGCCCACCGAAGATGAAGAAGTCAGGAAGGCATCAAAGGCACTGCATGATCGCTTCTTGGCTCAATACGGCAGCATCTGTTGCCGGGATTTGAGCAAGGACCGCGATCCAAATTCCGACTCCAAGGGAGTCTGTCTTGACTACGTGGAATCGGCGACAGCCATCTGCGCCGATCTGCTTCTCCATCCCAAGGCACTGCAAGAGGCGAAAGATGTCGAAGATGAAGTCATCAGCTACCATACTGAACCATTTACCAAAGACGGGCTTAAGCCCATCAGATTCTAA